One window of Psychrobacillus sp. FSL H8-0483 genomic DNA carries:
- a CDS encoding antibiotic biosynthesis monooxygenase, with the protein MFFANTPEPPYYAVVFTSQRTENDNKGYNITADLMDELASKQVGFLGVESARGQNGLGITVSYWESLEAIKLWKENIAHKKAQEKGKQDWYSSYTTRICKVERDYTNTK; encoded by the coding sequence ATGTTTTTCGCAAATACACCAGAACCCCCATATTATGCTGTGGTCTTCACTTCTCAAAGAACTGAAAATGATAACAAAGGTTACAACATAACAGCTGATTTAATGGATGAACTTGCTTCGAAACAAGTAGGATTCTTAGGAGTGGAAAGTGCAAGAGGACAGAATGGATTAGGAATAACAGTCTCCTACTGGGAATCTCTAGAAGCTATTAAGCTATGGAAAGAGAATATAGCTCACAAAAAGGCTCAAGAAAAAGGCAAACAAGACTGGTATTCTTCCTATACAACTAGGATTTGTAAAGTAGAGAGAGATTACACAAACACTAAATAA
- a CDS encoding DUF6366 family protein, which yields MSEEERERLKTKEQRKNPIGTLNNTFAQAITGSPSGGCLLNITSIIMMIIFVLIIRVCSN from the coding sequence ATGTCTGAAGAAGAAAGAGAAAGATTAAAAACAAAAGAACAACGAAAAAATCCAATCGGCACTTTAAATAATACGTTCGCACAAGCAATCACTGGTTCACCAAGTGGTGGGTGTTTATTAAATATTACTTCCATCATTATGATGATCATATTTGTATTAATAATTAGGGTTTGTTCGAATTAA
- a CDS encoding ABC transporter ATP-binding protein, whose translation MEQAIETNKLTLSYGDTIIINELDLTIPKGEITVFIGANGCGKSTLLRSIARLLKPKSGAILLEGEAIAKQSTKEIARKMAILPQSPDAPEGLTVLQLVKQGRYPYQTWLKQWSLEDEMKVQNALIATNLEELKERPIDSLSGGQRQRAWIAMTLAQDTDIILLDEPTTYLDMTHQIEILDLLFELNSKEQRTIVMVLHDLNLACRYAHNIVAVKNQKIFAQGKPEHIISCSLVKNVFDMNCEVSVDPLFGTPLCIPHGKGRCINQTLLQK comes from the coding sequence ATGGAGCAAGCCATTGAGACGAACAAATTAACACTTTCATACGGGGATACGATTATCATTAATGAGTTGGATCTTACTATTCCTAAAGGGGAGATTACTGTATTTATCGGTGCTAATGGTTGTGGGAAATCTACACTTCTTCGTTCCATTGCCCGATTATTAAAGCCGAAATCAGGTGCTATCTTGTTAGAGGGAGAGGCTATTGCCAAGCAGTCAACAAAAGAAATAGCAAGAAAAATGGCAATTCTTCCTCAATCTCCAGATGCCCCAGAAGGCCTTACTGTACTTCAACTGGTGAAGCAAGGGCGTTACCCATATCAAACTTGGTTAAAGCAGTGGTCTTTAGAGGATGAAATGAAAGTTCAAAATGCATTAATTGCTACTAACCTGGAAGAATTAAAGGAACGACCAATTGATTCCTTGTCGGGTGGACAACGCCAAAGAGCATGGATAGCAATGACGTTAGCACAGGACACCGATATAATCCTGCTGGATGAACCAACCACATACCTTGATATGACACATCAAATTGAAATATTAGACTTGTTATTTGAGTTAAATAGTAAAGAACAGAGAACGATTGTTATGGTTCTACATGATTTGAATTTAGCATGTCGATACGCGCATAACATAGTGGCTGTCAAGAATCAAAAAATATTTGCACAAGGTAAGCCTGAACATATTATTAGTTGTTCACTCGTCAAAAATGTGTTTGATATGAATTGTGAAGTGAGCGTAGATCCTTTATTCGGAACACCCCTTTGCATACCACATGGAAAAGGAAGATGTATCAACCAAACCCTACTTCAAAAATAG
- a CDS encoding aminoglycoside 6-adenylyltransferase, giving the protein MIDYKEMMNRVRLWGEQEDDIRSIFVVGSMARSDKPADEWSDLDLAIVSSDVDKWLQSEEWISQFGNPQVSFIEESPVGSLMERRVMFEGGNIVDFNFLQLEMAKPFLESDEVRDVIARGVKVLLDKDQLTEVFHHSTSETKRIDDLKFSEFKNDVNDFWFHTVFIAKKLRRGELLVAKSCCDGYLKRLLLKNVKLQSKMNKSTDQQNWHDVRFFEDWVDEDVLQDFDKIYGTYDEESVWKALFQTMELYRKVAQKVANELNYTYPEISDQSASALVHDYFNGRTNTLKNK; this is encoded by the coding sequence ATGATCGATTACAAAGAAATGATGAATAGGGTTAGGTTGTGGGGTGAGCAAGAGGATGATATTCGTTCTATTTTCGTTGTTGGATCAATGGCTCGTAGTGATAAACCTGCAGATGAGTGGTCGGATTTGGACTTAGCCATTGTGTCATCTGATGTGGATAAATGGTTGCAGAGTGAAGAGTGGATTAGTCAATTTGGGAATCCTCAGGTCTCTTTTATAGAAGAAAGCCCTGTTGGAAGCTTAATGGAACGACGTGTCATGTTTGAGGGAGGTAATATTGTAGACTTTAATTTCTTGCAACTAGAAATGGCTAAACCATTTTTAGAAAGCGATGAAGTGAGAGATGTAATTGCACGTGGAGTTAAAGTATTACTAGATAAAGATCAGCTTACGGAAGTGTTTCATCATTCTACTTCAGAGACAAAACGGATAGACGATCTAAAGTTTAGTGAATTTAAGAATGACGTAAATGACTTTTGGTTCCATACAGTTTTTATCGCTAAAAAGTTGCGCCGTGGGGAGCTGTTAGTTGCTAAATCTTGCTGCGATGGTTATTTGAAACGCCTGTTATTAAAAAATGTTAAGCTGCAATCAAAGATGAACAAGAGCACGGATCAGCAAAACTGGCATGATGTAAGATTCTTTGAAGACTGGGTAGATGAGGATGTTCTACAAGACTTTGATAAGATTTATGGAACATACGACGAAGAAAGTGTCTGGAAGGCCCTTTTTCAAACGATGGAGCTTTATAGAAAGGTCGCTCAAAAAGTAGCAAATGAACTAAATTATACGTATCCCGAGATATCTGATCAAAGTGCCTCTGCGCTTGTACATGATTATTTCAACGGGAGAACAAACACATTGAAGAATAAATGA
- a CDS encoding amidase family protein produces MKIRFNNFFKEELTINEIQAAIQNGEVTYKELVMYYLDRIAKYDQDGPKINSVLEINPDAIFIAEALDYERKKKGIRGPLHGIPVFLKDNIETNDSMHTSAGTLALENHLSHHDAFLVEKLRESGAVILGKTNMTELANGMSTKMWAGYSSRGGQVLNPYGDADLFVGGSSSGSAVAVAANFSVLSVGTETDASILSPAIQNSVVGIKPTVGLISRKGIIPFTYSQDTAGPFARTVTDAAILLGALTGVDKSDPATYKSEGISKQDYTVFLDSKGLKGARIGIFNQASEEYYNSGEYDENLFKDVIHTLTLEGSVIVDNIEIPSFNRDWSWGVPIYELKHSLGNYLSQLPSYIPVHSDTELIQFNKQNEQQVLKYGQNKLEYRENLPNTLRNPEYLNAKLEDLYFSQDMGIDFTLKKYDLDAIIFPSYIGSTICAKAGYPSIAVPAGYMESGRPFGITFAGTAFSEGVLIKLAYAFEQATNHRKCPKFI; encoded by the coding sequence ATGAAAATTAGGTTCAACAATTTTTTTAAAGAAGAATTAACGATTAATGAGATACAAGCAGCTATCCAGAACGGAGAAGTAACCTATAAAGAGTTGGTGATGTATTACCTGGACAGAATAGCAAAGTATGACCAAGACGGTCCGAAGATAAATTCTGTTCTTGAAATAAATCCTGATGCAATTTTTATTGCGGAAGCACTAGATTATGAAAGAAAGAAAAAGGGAATTAGGGGGCCACTACATGGTATTCCTGTTTTTCTTAAAGACAATATTGAAACAAATGATTCCATGCATACCAGTGCAGGAACACTTGCATTAGAAAATCATCTTAGCCATCATGACGCATTTCTTGTGGAAAAACTTCGCGAATCAGGTGCTGTAATTTTAGGTAAGACAAATATGACAGAATTAGCAAATGGCATGTCAACTAAAATGTGGGCAGGCTATAGTTCCAGAGGAGGACAAGTGTTAAATCCATATGGGGATGCTGACCTTTTTGTTGGAGGATCAAGCTCTGGTTCTGCCGTGGCAGTTGCTGCAAATTTTAGCGTATTGTCTGTTGGCACGGAAACGGATGCTTCCATTCTTAGTCCTGCAATTCAAAACTCAGTGGTCGGAATTAAACCTACTGTTGGGTTAATTAGTCGCAAAGGAATTATCCCATTTACATATTCACAAGATACAGCAGGACCTTTTGCAAGAACAGTTACGGACGCAGCAATATTATTAGGTGCTTTAACGGGTGTCGATAAATCCGATCCAGCTACTTACAAAAGCGAGGGTATTTCCAAACAAGATTATACTGTCTTCCTAGATTCTAAGGGATTGAAAGGTGCTAGAATCGGTATATTTAATCAAGCTTCGGAGGAATATTATAACTCAGGAGAATACGATGAAAATCTGTTTAAAGATGTTATTCACACCTTAACTCTAGAAGGATCAGTAATTGTTGACAATATCGAAATACCATCTTTCAATAGGGATTGGAGTTGGGGAGTACCAATTTATGAATTGAAACATAGCTTAGGAAATTACTTATCCCAGTTACCTTCGTACATACCAGTCCATTCTGACACAGAATTAATTCAATTTAATAAACAAAATGAACAGCAAGTCTTAAAATATGGTCAAAATAAGTTGGAGTATAGAGAAAATCTTCCAAACACTTTAAGAAATCCCGAATATTTGAATGCCAAATTAGAAGATTTGTATTTTTCACAGGATATGGGCATTGATTTTACATTAAAAAAGTATGACCTTGATGCGATCATTTTTCCATCTTATATTGGCTCAACCATATGTGCTAAAGCTGGCTACCCATCTATAGCTGTACCTGCTGGTTACATGGAAAGTGGAAGACCATTTGGCATAACATTTGCAGGTACGGCTTTTAGCGAAGGTGTATTAATTAAACTTGCTTACGCTTTTGAACAAGCGACAAACCATCGCAAATGCCCGAAATTTATATAA
- a CDS encoding response regulator transcription factor, whose product MKILVVDDDVHILQLITIHLTKEGYQVLGATNADEVLMILENQLPDLAVVDVMMPGMDGIELTTILNKDYQIPVLLLTAKGEMEDKAKGFLAGAEDYVVKPFEPKELLFRVAVILRRFRKEFTSIIEVGNLTINRNMFEISTGEQSAVIPLKEFELLALLASRVGYVVERGTIMEQIWGYDYEGDDHTLNTHMKRLREKLQRLHANVEIQTIRGLGYKLEVVF is encoded by the coding sequence ATGAAAATTTTAGTTGTTGATGATGATGTGCATATTCTTCAGCTCATCACGATCCATTTAACAAAAGAAGGCTATCAGGTGTTGGGAGCTACAAATGCGGATGAAGTTTTGATGATTTTGGAGAATCAGTTGCCGGACTTAGCAGTTGTCGATGTGATGATGCCAGGCATGGACGGTATAGAATTAACCACTATTTTGAATAAAGACTATCAAATTCCAGTTCTATTACTAACCGCTAAAGGCGAAATGGAAGATAAAGCAAAAGGCTTTTTAGCTGGTGCAGAGGATTATGTAGTGAAGCCTTTTGAACCGAAAGAGCTTCTATTTCGCGTAGCGGTAATTTTAAGGCGATTTCGAAAAGAATTCACTTCCATCATTGAAGTTGGGAACTTGACGATCAATCGGAATATGTTTGAAATTTCAACTGGTGAGCAATCCGCTGTCATACCGTTAAAAGAATTTGAATTGCTTGCATTATTAGCAAGTCGAGTAGGATATGTCGTGGAACGGGGTACCATCATGGAGCAAATTTGGGGGTACGATTATGAAGGGGACGATCATACTTTGAATACGCATATGAAACGTCTTCGGGAGAAATTACAGCGTTTACATGCAAATGTGGAGATCCAAACGATCCGAGGTCTTGGCTATAAACTAGAGGTGGTATTTTGA
- a CDS encoding GNAT family N-acetyltransferase, with amino-acid sequence MDNHTTKNLKLNVLDENDVEGLISLSQSVGWDYDRDEIRTVMSSGKIIGHKNEFGHLVSSAAIIPYDTHLASIGMVIVHKKYRGRSLGKETTQACIDLVPENRSIMLIATPEGKPLYEKIGFKEVGYVQKFICNNYIPSNRLPLEGIKAEVLKQGDFDKVVELDTDAFGDSRRKFLINRIRQSHQSLILSDENGRVLGYGLSILGPENLVLGPIVAPNNYAATFLINQLALNHNGNLRIDTSTGDEMFIKFLYDSGFEKVSQPPIMIINSDTMPSRNKNLYGIAAQIFG; translated from the coding sequence ATGGATAATCATACAACTAAGAACCTCAAATTAAATGTTTTGGATGAGAATGATGTGGAAGGATTAATTTCTTTATCTCAATCAGTTGGTTGGGATTATGATCGAGATGAAATTAGAACAGTTATGTCTTCGGGTAAAATTATCGGACATAAAAATGAGTTCGGTCACCTTGTATCAAGTGCGGCAATAATTCCTTATGATACGCATTTAGCCTCAATAGGGATGGTAATTGTACATAAAAAATATAGAGGCCGAAGTCTTGGAAAAGAAACTACTCAAGCGTGTATTGATCTGGTACCAGAAAATAGATCTATCATGTTAATTGCTACACCCGAAGGAAAACCTTTGTATGAAAAAATTGGTTTTAAAGAAGTGGGTTACGTACAAAAGTTCATCTGTAACAACTATATACCATCTAATAGATTACCTTTAGAAGGAATTAAAGCAGAGGTATTAAAGCAGGGTGATTTTGATAAAGTTGTTGAATTAGATACAGATGCATTTGGAGATTCGAGGAGAAAATTCCTCATAAATAGAATAAGACAGTCTCACCAATCGCTTATCCTAAGTGATGAAAATGGTAGAGTTCTGGGATATGGTCTCTCTATCTTAGGTCCAGAAAATTTAGTATTAGGACCGATTGTTGCTCCTAATAACTATGCAGCTACCTTTCTAATAAATCAATTGGCTTTAAATCATAATGGAAATCTAAGGATTGATACTTCAACAGGAGATGAAATGTTTATTAAATTTTTATATGATAGTGGCTTTGAAAAAGTGAGTCAACCCCCAATAATGATAATTAATTCCGATACTATGCCTAGTCGAAATAAAAATTTATATGGTATTGCGGCACAAATTTTCGGATGA
- a CDS encoding NUDIX hydrolase, with protein MNYISEMRKFIGNETLFTVGCGVIIEENERILLQHRTDEDNWCIPGGVMEIGETFEITAKRETFEETGLIVTGLELFGLYSGEKCFVQYPNKDKVFSVQIIFKTNNYTGELKQVGIESREHKFFSKTELPVNLNPRQKAFVLDWKENKKTPIIK; from the coding sequence ATGAATTACATAAGTGAAATGAGAAAATTTATAGGAAATGAAACCCTTTTCACAGTTGGTTGTGGGGTTATTATTGAAGAAAATGAAAGAATTTTATTACAGCATCGTACTGATGAAGATAATTGGTGTATTCCAGGAGGGGTAATGGAAATTGGTGAGACCTTCGAAATTACGGCTAAGAGAGAGACCTTTGAAGAAACAGGTTTAATCGTTACCGGTTTAGAGTTATTTGGATTATATTCAGGTGAAAAATGCTTTGTACAATATCCAAATAAAGATAAAGTATTTAGTGTTCAAATAATATTTAAGACAAATAATTATACCGGGGAATTGAAACAAGTAGGAATCGAAAGTAGAGAACATAAATTTTTCTCTAAAACTGAACTTCCAGTAAACTTGAATCCACGTCAAAAAGCATTTGTTTTAGATTGGAAAGAAAACAAGAAAACTCCGATAATTAAGTAA
- a CDS encoding SMI1/KNR4 family protein: MSINEFINQFIEKYPEIDRIDVATDEMIATHEETLGYRLPVSFVEFLKKFSNGIFFLDCEPIGGVSEDSPCGDICKVDRIIPDIPNEVLIVETNEWIESDRLISFTTFDAGETSNNHWVFLCEDGVPDHEYRVGFVSQSSTKIVKILDNFQEWLTILWEHDHEDEMTYPVFHILFPTFEERGEILYDWWFD, encoded by the coding sequence ATGAGCATTAATGAATTTATTAACCAATTCATTGAAAAATATCCTGAGATTGATAGGATAGATGTTGCTACAGATGAAATGATTGCAACACATGAAGAAACACTTGGATATCGACTGCCCGTTTCATTTGTGGAATTTTTGAAGAAATTCTCCAATGGTATATTTTTTTTGGATTGTGAACCCATTGGAGGTGTTAGTGAAGACTCTCCTTGTGGTGATATTTGTAAAGTAGATAGGATTATTCCTGACATTCCGAATGAGGTATTAATCGTAGAAACCAATGAGTGGATAGAATCTGATCGGCTTATTTCCTTCACTACGTTTGATGCTGGAGAAACTTCGAACAACCACTGGGTATTCTTATGCGAAGATGGCGTTCCAGATCATGAATATAGGGTTGGGTTTGTTAGCCAATCTTCAACCAAGATTGTAAAGATTTTAGATAATTTCCAAGAATGGTTGACAATATTATGGGAACATGATCATGAGGACGAGATGACATATCCAGTGTTCCACATACTTTTCCCAACGTTTGAAGAACGTGGTGAAATATTATATGACTGGTGGTTTGATTGA
- a CDS encoding type II CAAX endopeptidase family protein, which produces MNNRELYFKQTPWAWGELLLLLGLVLVVVPYFIEFLLEGFLAELFQNNLYSGTFVGFIMSIIFTLGIYFIALRPNRLSWRNVGLTRFPRNYWIPLAGWTFVLIIVSIAIAIGMEVLGGELENSKTESLQSRMTLINFVIAFVSASIVSPIYEEIFYRGFLYRWFRGKYGILIGMVVSSLIFMVVHIPTYNVLPTALVSGLFFSWTYEKTGSIIPGIIMHSTFNGIALIVTVFA; this is translated from the coding sequence TTGAATAATAGAGAACTGTATTTCAAGCAAACACCTTGGGCGTGGGGAGAACTTCTACTACTACTTGGCTTAGTGCTAGTTGTGGTACCATATTTTATTGAATTTTTATTGGAAGGTTTTTTAGCAGAGCTGTTCCAAAATAATTTATATTCTGGAACGTTCGTCGGTTTTATTATGTCCATTATTTTCACTCTTGGAATCTACTTTATAGCACTGAGACCGAATCGACTAAGTTGGAGAAACGTTGGGCTAACTAGGTTTCCAAGAAACTATTGGATTCCTTTAGCTGGGTGGACATTTGTTTTAATTATTGTGAGCATAGCAATTGCAATAGGAATGGAAGTTTTAGGGGGGGAATTAGAAAATAGCAAAACGGAGAGTCTTCAGTCTAGAATGACTCTTATAAATTTTGTAATTGCATTTGTGTCGGCTAGCATTGTTTCTCCTATATACGAAGAAATTTTTTATCGTGGTTTTCTATATAGATGGTTTAGAGGAAAATATGGGATTTTAATAGGGATGGTAGTCAGTTCTCTCATTTTTATGGTTGTTCACATTCCAACGTATAATGTATTACCAACAGCACTTGTATCTGGGTTATTTTTTTCGTGGACATATGAAAAGACCGGTTCCATTATTCCAGGAATCATTATGCATAGCACTTTTAATGGAATCGCTCTTATAGTTACGGTCTTTGCGTAA
- a CDS encoding HAMP domain-containing sensor histidine kinase: MKTLYRQFIVTTIGIMVMSAGIGFLITNEYYHNVTKEQIDATNVTIAEEITDYIEASDNLDLDEYLTTISNIGYKVYIINESGYEQFFGEKYKEKNLSEAAKEKVLEGNIYHGMLEYPKKFFITGFFANELRNTVGLPFKYNGENYGMFLRPDINLLFSGVHTVLAGLIISIALISLIAMVFVAKQLIKPITQLTEATKQISRENFNLLLNINRKDEIGQLARSFNLMSHQLQENDQARKEFISNVSHDFQSPLLNIQGYADLLKSSSISDTQRLAYTTVIEDETKRLSNLTKQLLLLTSLDQSSRTILRNDIALDRQLKEVTAKYMWLIQELNMDIYYNLSPIHYFGNESLLENVWENLLSNAIKYNTENGSIDISLSQTEKDIMIIFQDSGIGVKEDELPYLFDRFYRADTSRTKEGTGLGLSIVKDIVELHGGQVQVESKWQEGTTFTVILPVK, encoded by the coding sequence TTGAAAACCTTATACCGACAATTTATTGTAACTACCATCGGCATTATGGTAATGAGTGCGGGAATTGGTTTTTTGATAACGAATGAGTACTACCATAATGTGACGAAGGAACAAATTGACGCCACAAATGTAACAATTGCTGAGGAAATCACCGATTATATAGAGGCTTCCGACAATTTAGACCTAGATGAATATTTAACCACGATCAGTAATATAGGTTATAAGGTATATATTATTAACGAGTCAGGGTATGAACAGTTTTTCGGGGAGAAGTATAAAGAAAAAAACTTATCTGAAGCTGCAAAGGAAAAGGTTTTAGAAGGGAACATATATCACGGGATGTTAGAATATCCCAAAAAATTTTTTATTACCGGTTTTTTTGCAAATGAATTACGTAATACTGTTGGTCTTCCATTCAAATATAATGGGGAAAATTATGGAATGTTCTTGCGACCGGATATAAACTTGCTTTTTTCGGGAGTGCATACTGTTTTAGCTGGTTTAATAATTTCTATTGCACTTATTAGTCTGATCGCTATGGTATTTGTGGCGAAGCAATTAATCAAACCAATTACGCAATTAACAGAGGCAACCAAACAAATCTCGCGTGAAAACTTTAATTTATTATTGAATATAAATCGTAAAGATGAAATTGGGCAATTAGCTAGAAGCTTTAATCTAATGTCGCATCAACTACAGGAAAATGATCAAGCACGTAAAGAATTTATTAGTAATGTATCACATGATTTTCAATCACCTTTACTGAACATTCAAGGATATGCAGATTTGTTGAAGTCTTCTTCGATTTCAGACACACAACGATTAGCATATACGACGGTGATTGAAGATGAAACGAAGCGTTTATCCAATTTGACCAAACAACTACTTCTTTTAACATCGCTAGATCAATCTTCTCGTACAATCTTAAGAAACGATATAGCTCTAGATCGACAATTAAAGGAAGTCACCGCAAAATATATGTGGCTTATACAAGAGTTAAATATGGATATCTATTATAATTTAAGTCCTATTCACTATTTCGGGAATGAGAGCTTACTTGAAAATGTATGGGAGAACTTATTGTCGAATGCTATCAAGTACAATACAGAAAATGGGTCCATTGATATTTCGCTTTCACAGACGGAAAAGGACATCATGATAATATTTCAAGATTCAGGAATCGGAGTGAAGGAGGATGAATTACCTTATCTGTTTGATCGTTTTTACCGTGCGGATACTTCTCGAACGAAAGAAGGAACAGGACTTGGTCTATCAATAGTTAAAGACATTGTCGAATTACATGGGGGGCAAGTTCAAGTAGAAAGTAAATGGCAGGAAGGCACGACATTCACCGTTATATTACCAGTAAAATAG
- a CDS encoding class I SAM-dependent methyltransferase, whose protein sequence is MLNNQGFDLWANDYDKTVKVSEENNLYPFAGYKNILNNIFNEVMQKKKSRVLDIGFGTGVLTSKLYENGHQLDGIDFSPKMIAIAKEKMPMANLIEWDISNGLPDYVKENKYDSIVSTYTLHHLTDEDKTRFIESLLSLLADNGKIFIGDIAFQTREKLEICRNNNRSYWDNDEFYLVYEELKASLINICTCEFQQTSHCGGVFIISK, encoded by the coding sequence GTGCTAAATAACCAAGGATTTGACTTATGGGCAAATGATTATGACAAAACTGTAAAAGTAAGTGAAGAAAATAATTTGTATCCGTTTGCTGGCTATAAAAATATATTAAATAATATCTTTAATGAAGTGATGCAAAAAAAGAAGTCCAGAGTTTTAGATATTGGGTTTGGAACTGGAGTTTTAACCAGCAAACTCTATGAAAATGGTCATCAATTGGATGGCATAGACTTTTCACCAAAGATGATTGCCATAGCAAAGGAAAAAATGCCGATGGCAAATTTAATAGAGTGGGATATTTCAAATGGTTTACCAGATTATGTGAAAGAAAATAAATATGACTCTATCGTAAGCACGTATACATTACATCACTTAACAGATGAAGATAAAACAAGATTTATAGAAAGTTTACTGTCTTTACTTGCTGACAATGGGAAAATATTTATTGGGGATATTGCTTTCCAAACACGAGAGAAACTTGAAATTTGCAGAAATAATAACAGGAGTTATTGGGATAATGATGAGTTTTATCTCGTGTATGAAGAGTTAAAAGCATCCCTAATAAATATATGTACATGTGAATTTCAGCAAACATCTCATTGTGGTGGTGTATTTATCATTTCCAAGTAG
- a CDS encoding aspartyl-phosphate phosphatase Spo0E family protein — MHCLMNENALDIRIENKRKNMYKLANKLGFTHPLVVSISQELDALLNLN; from the coding sequence ATGCATTGTTTAATGAACGAGAACGCGTTGGACATTCGAATAGAGAACAAAAGAAAAAATATGTATAAGTTGGCGAATAAGTTAGGATTCACTCATCCACTTGTCGTCTCAATTAGTCAAGAGCTAGATGCGTTACTAAATCTTAATTGA
- a CDS encoding MerR family transcriptional regulator — MNYYSTGEVAQKLEISVRTIRYYDQIDLLKPSLKKDNGKRFYNDYDILTLEKITILKTLNLPLEDIKKVMTEVTIEQILTANRRLLKSKMTDLEKSVLHTNTLLNILKIEDELDWEQLIPLVRKGKEEKQNSWDTYFTEEEQEMVKAKLPKMERDDKQIKKWINLIKRIEICLEKEINSSSEEAQILAEDTIILTNEIFGGNRELKEKFWNVRKSPKESEALNLYPIRDEVMQFLEESIQYFENNSTETKRP; from the coding sequence TTGAACTATTACTCAACAGGAGAAGTAGCACAGAAACTAGAGATTTCCGTACGTACAATACGATATTATGATCAAATCGACTTGCTAAAACCGTCGTTAAAAAAGGACAATGGTAAAAGGTTTTACAATGACTATGACATCCTAACCTTAGAAAAAATCACAATTTTGAAGACACTGAATTTGCCTTTAGAAGATATAAAAAAAGTAATGACGGAAGTCACGATTGAACAGATATTAACGGCTAATAGAAGATTATTAAAATCGAAGATGACTGATTTAGAAAAATCCGTATTACATACAAATACGTTGCTGAACATACTAAAGATTGAGGATGAGTTAGACTGGGAACAACTGATACCATTAGTTAGAAAGGGCAAAGAAGAAAAACAAAATAGTTGGGATACCTACTTTACTGAGGAAGAGCAGGAAATGGTAAAAGCAAAACTACCCAAAATGGAACGAGATGACAAACAAATCAAGAAGTGGATTAATCTGATTAAAAGAATTGAAATTTGTTTGGAAAAAGAAATCAATTCAAGTTCAGAAGAAGCACAAATTCTTGCGGAGGATACTATTATACTGACGAATGAAATATTTGGGGGAAATCGTGAGTTAAAAGAGAAGTTTTGGAACGTTCGTAAATCTCCAAAAGAATCTGAAGCATTAAACTTATATCCCATAAGAGACGAAGTGATGCAGTTTTTAGAAGAGTCAATTCAATACTTTGAGAATAATTCAACTGAAACGAAAAGACCTTAG
- the fabZ gene encoding 3-hydroxyacyl-ACP dehydratase FabZ, translating into MLDTQQIQFIIRHRYPFLLLDRVLELEEGERAVGIKNVSGNEAFFNGHFPGYPVMPGVLIVEALAQVSAVIMLTKDGNEGRLGLLAGIDNCRYKQQVKPGDQLRLEVEFTRLKGPIGKGRGIATVDGALVCETDLIFAFGSSI; encoded by the coding sequence TTGTTAGATACTCAACAAATTCAATTTATTATTAGACACCGTTACCCATTCCTTTTATTGGATCGAGTTCTGGAATTAGAAGAAGGAGAACGAGCGGTTGGGATTAAAAATGTGTCAGGAAACGAAGCATTTTTCAATGGACATTTTCCTGGTTATCCAGTGATGCCAGGTGTATTAATTGTAGAGGCGCTCGCTCAAGTAAGTGCAGTTATTATGCTTACAAAAGATGGAAACGAAGGCCGATTAGGGCTTTTAGCTGGAATTGATAATTGTCGCTATAAACAGCAAGTAAAGCCAGGGGATCAACTTCGACTGGAAGTAGAGTTTACTCGTTTAAAAGGACCTATTGGAAAAGGAAGAGGAATAGCAACGGTTGACGGAGCGTTAGTTTGTGAAACAGATTTAATATTTGCATTTGGGAGTAGTATTTAA